One Nicotiana tomentosiformis chromosome 1, ASM39032v3, whole genome shotgun sequence genomic window, gaaagaagtcaTTTTGTGGACTGTATGATTGTACATGAATGAGTTTTTCTCTTGTGGGGTGTCCTTAGATGGACATCTTCAGTTCCAATCAAAAACAATTTCTTTGCACATTTTCTAGGTGATATCTTTTGATTTGAGGCCAAAACTTTTGTGGGTATACTTTAGATGAAGGGGATGCCCTTACCCTTTGATTTTGAGGGGAAGGGGGTGTTAGACTTGGACGTTGTGTTAAATAAAAATAGTATCTTCAATTCTTGGAACTACAATAGCAAAGAAAGTTGTTATCTTGTAAATAGTCCAAGTGCTGTACTGGATATTATAAGGAGTCCAAGGCCTGTTACTTCCTCTTCAACCCTGTCTTCATCttttggtggtggtggtggtggtggtggcacTGCTTCCACAGATACGGCAGGCGCAGTTTCTGCAAACCCATCTTCTAAATggcagcagcagcaacaacaagaCAACACCACTGCCACCAGTTCCAATGTAGGAGGAGCTGCTGCTGAATCTGAGCTTCTACAAGTTGCTGCTGCTACAGAAGGGAAGAAATGTGGTATGGAGGAGTGGGAAGGTGGGTTATCAGAGTCTGTAATGGCTTCTCCTTGTCAAGAACAGTCTATACTTGGGTGGATAATGGGCGATGTAGATGACACCTCCATGTCTAACTTGAACAAGGTGTTGCAGGTTAGTGGCCCTATGGACTATGAATTCAATGCAGGATTTGGGGTTGTGGATCAAGGTTTTGGTGTTGATCAAATTGGTACTAGTAGTTTCATGCCTGCAATTAATAGCTCTTCTGTTTCAAGTTTTCCTCCTACTACTACCAGAATGAACAGTGACAAGATTGGCTTGCTTTCtaacataccaacacatctccCTCAAAATCCAATCTTTCCTTCATTCTCTAACAATCTTGGCCCAGTTTCCTTCAGTCAGACACAGCAGCAGCAGCCATTTGAGAGCACAGATTTGAAGCCTCAGAGTTTCCACTCACAGTTCTTGATTGACCAGCACCAAACACAGATTCCTCAGAACCCATCATTTCTTTTGCCATTGCCATTTGCACAGCAGGAGCAAAATCTTGTCTTGCCACCAAAGGCGAAAAGGCACAACCCCGGGACCCTTGAACAGCCGGGCTCTCAGATCTCCCAAGGACTGTTTATAGATGCAGGAGAACAGCAACCAACACCATCCCATCAGCTCCAGCTGCTTCCCCATTTTAGGCCAGGAGGACCAATAGGAACAAAGCCAAAGATGGTGGGGGAAGAAATGGGGCAGTTTCATCAACTACAActacagcagcagcagcagcaacagcaacaacaagCAATTATTGACCAGCTATTCAAAGCTGCAGAGCTGGTCCAGACAGGGAATCCAGTACTCGCGCAAGGGATATTGGCGCGGCTCAATCACCAGCTCTCTCCAATTGGTAAGCCTTTCTATAGGGCTGCTTTTTATTGCAAGGAGGCTTTACAATTGCTACTTCATACCAACACCAACAACTTGAACAACCCCTCTATACCATCTTCTTCACCTTTTAGTCTCATCTTCAAGATTGGTGCCTATAAGTCCTTCTCTGAGATCTCACCAGTTGCACAGTTTGCTAATTTCACTTGTAACCAAGCCCTGCTTGAGGTCTTGGATGGGTTTGAAAGAATTCATATTGTTGATTTTGATATCGGCTATGGCAGGCAATGGGCTTCTCTTATGCAAGAGCTTGCCTTGAGAAGTGGTGGCGCACCTACCCTGAAAATAACTGCATTGGCCTCACCCTCCACACATGACCAACTAGAGCTTGGACTCACTAGAGAAAGTTTGATCCATTTTGCTAACGAAATTAACATGGAATTCGAGTTTGAGATTTTAAGCATTGATTCTTTGAATTCAACGTCGTGGTCACTGCCTCCTCTAGTCTCAGAGAATGAGGCAATTGCTGTCAATCTTCCTGTTAGCTCGCTTTCGAGCTATCAGCTGTCGCTCCCATTGGTTCTTGGTTTCGTGAAGCAGTTGTCGCCTAGGATTGTTGTTTCTGTGGACAAAGGTTGTGATCGGACTGACCTACCATTTCCAAACCATGTAATTCAAGTCCTTCAGTCGTACTCAAACCTTCTTGAGTCGTTAGATGCCGTAAATGTGAATTTTGATGCACTCCAAAAGATTGAAAGGTTCTTGCTCCAACCAAGAATTGAGAGAACTGTAATGGGACGTTTTCGTTCCCCTGAAAAGGCGCAGCATTGGAGGGCACTGTTTTTGTCATCCGGACTCTCCCCATTACCTTTCAGCAATTTTGCAGAATCACAGGCAGAGTGTGTGGTGAAGAGAACTCCTGTTCGGGGTTTTCACGTGGAGAAGAGGCAGTCTTCGCTTGTTCTCTGCTGGCAACGAAAGGAGCTCATATCTGCTTCAGCTTGGAGGTGCTGAGGAAAAGAAATTAAATTTGCAGTTGCCAACCAACCATAAAAATGAAGGTGCTGCAAAGTCACTTTTTTTAAGTATCTGAACCTTTCAATTTTCACTTGCTAATTTTTCTTGTGGCATAGGCAGATTGTTTCGGTGTtataagaacaatcaaacat contains:
- the LOC104088516 gene encoding scarecrow-like protein 6, which codes for MKGMPLPFDFEGKGVLDLDVVLNKNSIFNSWNYNSKESCYLVNSPSAVLDIIRSPRPVTSSSTLSSSFGGGGGGGGTASTDTAGAVSANPSSKWQQQQQQDNTTATSSNVGGAAAESELLQVAAATEGKKCGMEEWEGGLSESVMASPCQEQSILGWIMGDVDDTSMSNLNKVLQVSGPMDYEFNAGFGVVDQGFGVDQIGTSSFMPAINSSSVSSFPPTTTRMNSDKIGLLSNIPTHLPQNPIFPSFSNNLGPVSFSQTQQQQPFESTDLKPQSFHSQFLIDQHQTQIPQNPSFLLPLPFAQQEQNLVLPPKAKRHNPGTLEQPGSQISQGLFIDAGEQQPTPSHQLQLLPHFRPGGPIGTKPKMVGEEMGQFHQLQLQQQQQQQQQQAIIDQLFKAAELVQTGNPVLAQGILARLNHQLSPIGKPFYRAAFYCKEALQLLLHTNTNNLNNPSIPSSSPFSLIFKIGAYKSFSEISPVAQFANFTCNQALLEVLDGFERIHIVDFDIGYGRQWASLMQELALRSGGAPTLKITALASPSTHDQLELGLTRESLIHFANEINMEFEFEILSIDSLNSTSWSLPPLVSENEAIAVNLPVSSLSSYQLSLPLVLGFVKQLSPRIVVSVDKGCDRTDLPFPNHVIQVLQSYSNLLESLDAVNVNFDALQKIERFLLQPRIERTVMGRFRSPEKAQHWRALFLSSGLSPLPFSNFAESQAECVVKRTPVRGFHVEKRQSSLVLCWQRKELISASAWRC